ACGCCTTCGAAGTAGGTGCTCGTCACGTCGTAGAGCAGAAACTCGAACCGCACGCCGAACCACTGCCGGTAACGCGCCATCAGGTGCGCACAGCGCGCCCGCGTTGGCTGAGTTGATCGAGCGCGCGGTAGAGCCGGGCGTCGTTGACCGCCGTGGGATCGATGCCGAGCAGATCGTCGAGCGCGGTGGTCTCATACCAATGCTCCGCAACGCCGAGTTCCGAGCGTTGCGCACAGAAGCGGGCGACGGTGAGCAGCGCCGCCATGTGCGACCAGGCGACCGACTCGCGGCCGGCCGGCAGCAGTGCCGCGAGCAACTCGTCGAGTTTGAGCCGGTGCCAGAGCGCGAGCCCAAGGTAGCTTTCACCAAAATCACGCGTGCGCTCGACGCGCAGGCCACCGACATCGGCGCGCTCCCACTGCACGGGCGGTGCCGCCGGAATCGCAGGCATCAAACCCGGCAGCCCGGCGGTTTTGGCCGCGGACGACGGCGCCTCGCCGCGGAGCAGCGCAGTCAAATCGTCCCAGCCGCCGCGCAGGCCGGCGACTTCCGCTTCGTCCAGCTTGCCGAGCGAGGCGACGACCCGCTGGCGCGGTCCCCGCGCGGTGCGCACCGTCTCGCACAGGTGCCAATAGCTGTAACCGATGCCGCGCGCCTTCTTGTTTTTCCGCCGCAGGAACATGCCGCCAGTATCGCAGGAAACCCGGCGGCCAACAAGAGGGTGTTCGGCACTACATTGACTTGGCGAACGAGTCTCCCTCGTAACCGCAACCTCGCCCCGGAGGCCTTGCCTCTGATACCTTTTTGGGCCAATACACGAACTGACGAACTCGGGTTAAGGGCACGCATGGCGTGTTCGTCATAGCCTGTGACGAAAATCACCAGCGGCAGCGGATGTCCTGTCCGCACCGCGCGGAGGGCATCCAGCCCGTTCAGCCCGGGCATCTCGATATCCAGGAAAACCAGGTCCGGCCGCATAGTCTCTATCAGCTCGACTGTTTCCAATCCATTGGCGGCCTGACCGATAACTTCCAGGTCGGCTTCCTTGCTCAGCAAGCGAATCAGTCTCGAACGCGCGGAGGACTCATCGTTGGCAACGAGGACTTTCATTTCACACCCTCCGTGAGCAACGGCAGGAAAATCATGGCTCGCGTGCCGACAGGCGGACGCGGCTCCAGAACCAATCCAGCTTGTTCTTGATAGAGCGTTTCCAGTTGTGTCCGTCAAGTTCAGCAAAAGGGGAGGATGGATTGGTGGATTGGTGAGTTAAAAAGTATTTTTGGGATGGGGTGGAGGGGAAGGGGCGCCAGCCCCTTCCCCCCTCTGGATTAAGTCAGGCGGCCTTTGGTTCGGGCAGGTTCTTTTTGAGCAGTTCGCGCAGGGGCTCCATGTTGAGGTAGCGGCTGGCATCGATCCATTCCTCGTGGGTCTCCACCGCAAGGGCGCGGATCAAGCGCAGGCAGCAGGGTTCGTCGGTGAAGATGCGCACGATGTGGGTGCGGCGTTTGAACTCCTGGTTGAGCCGTTCGAGCAGGTTGGTCGATTTGAGGTGCTTGTGGTGGGCCGGCGGCAGCCGGTAATAGGTGAACGTTTCCTCAATGTTGGCTTCGACCCACAGGCACAGTTTCGGATGTTTGTCCTGCCAGCGGGCGAGCCAGGCGCACAGATCGGTGCGCGCTTCCGTGGCGTCGCGCCGGTCGTAGAGCCAGCGCAGTTCCTGCAAGCAGGCGCGGTCGGCCGAGCGCGGGAGGTGGTCGAGCGCGTTGCGCAGGAAGTGGACGTAGCAACGCTGCCACAGGGCGGCGGGGAGGACTTCAGCGACCGCTTTCCTCAGGCCCTCGTGATCGTCCGTAACGACCAGGTGCACGCCCGCCAGGCCGCGTTGTTTCAAACCGATCAGGAAGTCGCGCCACGCACTCGTGCTCTCGCGGTTGGCCAGTTCCACCGCCAGAACCTGGCGGCGACCTTCCCGGTCGATTCCGATCGCCACCAGGACCGCGCGGCTGCGGATCACGCCGGCTTCGCGCACGCGTTCGTAGCGCGCGTCAAGGATCAGGTAGGCGTATTCCTCGGTCAGTGGCCGGCGCATGAAGCCCTCCAGCTCGGCATCGAGTTGCACCGTCACCGACGAGACCGCGCTGGCGCTGAAGCCGTGCCCGCAGAGCTCCTCGGTCACCGCACGGACTTTGCGGGTGGACACGCCCTGCACATACATCTCGGCCAAGGCCAGCAGCAGCGCTTTTTCGCTGCGCTGATAGCGCGCGAATACCTCGGTGCGAAACAGGCCCCCGCGGTCCTGTGGCACCCGCAGCTCCAGCGTGCCCACCCGCGTCGTCAGTTTGCGGCCGTAGTAACCACTGCGATAGCCGCGACGTTCGCCCGTGCGCTCGCCTTTGCCCGCGCCGAGCGCTTCGTCCATCTCGGCCTCGAGCACTTCCTGCACCGTGGTCTGCAACAAAGCGCGCAACGCCTCGTCGCCCTGTAAAAGCGCCAGCAATTGCTCGCGCGTAATGGTCGTTTGTGTCATGTCCTTGGTCGGACGGATCGTGGTCTTTTCCTTCATTGGTGGTTTTTGGCTTAAGCACCAAACCTCCTACCATGATCCGTCTTTTTGCTGAACTCTCGGCACACTACCGCGTTTCCAGGCGACGGCGCACATTATCGAGACCAACGCCCGACGCGACCGGTTGCCTGCTCATACCTTCCGTCCGCGATAAACCCGGGGGCAGGCCCACCCCGTCGTCCTCGATCGAAATCCACAAGCGCCCATTATCCCGCCTGGCTGTTATCCAGAGATGCCCGGGGCCAAGTTGCGGACTGAGGCCGTGCTTTAGCGCGTTTTCGACCAGCGGTTGTAGTAATACTTAGTTAAGTAAAGGGTTGCCTTTTTGGGCGATTTTGGCAGGCCGAGGGGATGACTGAAAAGCAACTGTCGGGAGTGAGCAGGCGGCTCGAGCGGTTCTTGCATGATCTGGTCGAGCCGATGGGCAGGAGCGAACGGCGGCACTGGGCGCAGGTGTATATCCAGGGCCTGCTGTTGGACGGGCAGCGCAAGTCGGTGCAACCGATAGCGGAGCGGATTGCCGGGGCGGACGAACAGGCGTTGAACCAGTTCCTCAATCAAAGTCCGTGGGAGGTGACAGAGATCCAGCGGCGTTTGGCCCGCCGACTGGCCGATGACGGGGCCGGGCCGGTGTATTGGGTGATCGACGAAACTTCGTTTCCCAAAGCCGGGAAACAGTCGGTGGGCGTAGCCCGGCAATACTGCGGGGCGCAGGGGAAGATCGCCAACTGCCAGGTGGCGGTGAGCCTGCACTGGAGTCAAAACGAGGTGAGCCACCCGGTGAGCTGGCGGCTGTTTTTGCCGCAGGAATGGACGGCCGACCCTGCCCGGCGAAGGCAGGCGCGCATTCCCCCGGAGGCGGTCCATCGCACGAAGCAGGCACTGGCGCTGGAGTTGATCGACCAGGCGCAGGCCTGGTCGTTGCCCGGCGGCACCGTTTTGGCCGACTCCGCTTATGGGAATGACTTTGAGTTTCGTGCGGCGCTGCGGGCCCGCAAGCTGAGTTATGCGGTGGCGGTGGAACCCAGCAGTGTGGTTTGGCTGGAGGAGCCGTCCGTGCCGCTGCCACCAAGGACAGGGAAGAAAGGACGACCCTGGCGCCATCCTCCCTTGGCGGACATGCCCGCGGTGCGCTCGTTGCTCGCGGTGGCCGGCGGGTTGCCGCCACCGACCTGGCGCACCGTAACGTGGCGCGCCGGCACCAAGGGCGCGCAGCTCGCCCGCTGCGGGGTGCGTGGCTGCGCAGTGAGCACCAAGGCGCCTCCGGCCAGAGTGCGGGAGTGGCTGTTGATCCAATGGCCGAAGGATCAAGCGCAACCTTGCGACTACTGGCTGCTCTGGCGCCCGGCGAACGATTCGGCCCCCTCGCTGCGTTCGGCGGCCCACGCCGCCCGAGGTCGGTGGAGGATCGAGCAGGACTACCGTGAGCTCAAAGACGAACTCGGGCTCGATCACTTCGAGGGCCGCGGCTGGCTCGGCTGGCACCATCATGTTACCCTCGTCTCGCTCGCCTTCTGTTTCCTGCGCAGCGAGCAAGCCCGCGCTAAAAAAAACTTCCGCGGTGAGCTTGCCGATGATGCGCCGCCTGCTCCAAGCCAGCCTGATCAGAATGGCGGGCCGATGTCCGTGGTGCCTGGCATGCTTTAATGATTCGTCTTGAACTTAACTAAGTATTACTAACGGGCGATATTTCATCTTTGCATCCTTTCTCGGTGGTGTTGTTTCTGTTCCTGAGCGACAGGCTCTTATTTGAGCATGTCCTCGCATAACCAGAAAATCGAGCATGTCCTCTAATAAGGCAAATGGAAAAAGACGGGGCGCAATTATTCCTCAGCGTAGCCATGGGAAGGCCCGGGTTGGGGCCTTGCTTGAAGCCGCCGCAGGGGTAATCGCGGAGAAGGGATACGATGCCGCAACGATGGCTGAAATCGCGGCGCGCGCCAAATCGCCCATCGGCTCGCTTTATCGGTTCTTCCCTAATAAAGAGACCTTAGCCAATGCGCTGCTCGACCGTTACGCCGTTCTCATCAACAAAGCCTTTGATGTCATCGATGAAACGGCGGCGAGCGTGTCCATTGAGGAGCTTGCCGATCGCATCCTTAATTTAATGGTTAATCTTCAGGGGGAAACCAAGGCCCTGTTCTCGGTCTTGGAAGCGCATGCCGAATGGACTCGGCGCCTGAAGTTTCCCGAAATCGTGCACAATCGCCTGGTCAAAACCTTGCTGCTTTGTGCGCCTGACTTGCCGATGGGAGATGCGAAAAATATGGCCATCGTTCTGATGCACAACCTGAAAACCATGAAAGCCATTGTCTTCGGCCAAGGCATTGCTACGGGTCCCGACGCCGCGGCTGAACTCAGCCTGATGAATCGGCTGTATCTGCTCGACAAGCTGGGCCAAAAGAAAAAGTAACTACAGGACAAAGTGAACGAAAGCAACGAGCCGAGTTGATGCTGAGCGCCTGATTATGCCAAGCAGGCGGCGGTGCGGTCTCCGCAGTGGAGCGAAAACTGTGCTGCTATCCGATATGGGCTTGGGATAATTATTGGGCCTCCGGGAAAGAGAGTCGTCGAGGCCACAGGGCAATGACTTCCAGCGGCACGCCGGCTTGGCGCAGGTGCATCGCAGTCGAGTGCCGCCACGTGTGCGGGGTGATCCGGCGTCCCCGCAATGACGGGCAAGTCTGCTCCGCCTTGCGCACCGCGAGATCGAGGCGCAGCGCAATGCCTCAACGCGGGTTGCCAATAAAGCGCCGCCGCTTTTAAGATCCCTTCGCGGAATCCCGCGTGACCTGCAAAAACCGTTCGGCCGCAGGCGTGATTCGAGACGGCACCCAAGCCACGCCCACCACCAGCGGAGAGGGGGAAAGAACGATGGGGATGAGTTTGATTCGCGCCCCCGTCGTGAACTGCAGGCTTTGCGGCAGGATCGCGACGCTCGAGACTGTCTCCAGCGCCGTCACCAAGCCGACTCCGTCGTCGTGTTCCTCAACGATGGGCGGACGGGCCTTGTCCCCTCCGAACAAGACTTCGAGGTAGGCGTGATACTCAGGATACTCTTTCCGGCTATACGCCACCAGTAATTGGTTTTTGAGCTGCTTCGCTGAAACCGAGCGGAGCTTGGCCAA
This genomic stretch from Termitidicoccus mucosus harbors:
- a CDS encoding DUF4277 domain-containing protein, encoding MFLRRKNKKARGIGYSYWHLCETVRTARGPRQRVVASLGKLDEAEVAGLRGGWDDLTALLRGEAPSSAAKTAGLPGLMPAIPAAPPVQWERADVGGLRVERTRDFGESYLGLALWHRLKLDELLAALLPAGRESVAWSHMAALLTVARFCAQRSELGVAEHWYETTALDDLLGIDPTAVNDARLYRALDQLSQRGRAVRT
- a CDS encoding IS256 family transposase, coding for MTQTTITREQLLALLQGDEALRALLQTTVQEVLEAEMDEALGAGKGERTGERRGYRSGYYGRKLTTRVGTLELRVPQDRGGLFRTEVFARYQRSEKALLLALAEMYVQGVSTRKVRAVTEELCGHGFSASAVSSVTVQLDAELEGFMRRPLTEEYAYLILDARYERVREAGVIRSRAVLVAIGIDREGRRQVLAVELANRESTSAWRDFLIGLKQRGLAGVHLVVTDDHEGLRKAVAEVLPAALWQRCYVHFLRNALDHLPRSADRACLQELRWLYDRRDATEARTDLCAWLARWQDKHPKLCLWVEANIEETFTYYRLPPAHHKHLKSTNLLERLNQEFKRRTHIVRIFTDEPCCLRLIRALAVETHEEWIDASRYLNMEPLRELLKKNLPEPKAA
- a CDS encoding ATP-binding protein produces the protein MVENALKHGLSPQLGPGHLWITARRDNGRLWISIEDDGVGLPPGLSRTEGMSRQPVASGVGLDNVRRRLETR
- a CDS encoding IS701 family transposase codes for the protein MTEKQLSGVSRRLERFLHDLVEPMGRSERRHWAQVYIQGLLLDGQRKSVQPIAERIAGADEQALNQFLNQSPWEVTEIQRRLARRLADDGAGPVYWVIDETSFPKAGKQSVGVARQYCGAQGKIANCQVAVSLHWSQNEVSHPVSWRLFLPQEWTADPARRRQARIPPEAVHRTKQALALELIDQAQAWSLPGGTVLADSAYGNDFEFRAALRARKLSYAVAVEPSSVVWLEEPSVPLPPRTGKKGRPWRHPPLADMPAVRSLLAVAGGLPPPTWRTVTWRAGTKGAQLARCGVRGCAVSTKAPPARVREWLLIQWPKDQAQPCDYWLLWRPANDSAPSLRSAAHAARGRWRIEQDYRELKDELGLDHFEGRGWLGWHHHVTLVSLAFCFLRSEQARAKKNFRGELADDAPPAPSQPDQNGGPMSVVPGML
- a CDS encoding TetR/AcrR family transcriptional regulator; amino-acid sequence: MSSNKANGKRRGAIIPQRSHGKARVGALLEAAAGVIAEKGYDAATMAEIAARAKSPIGSLYRFFPNKETLANALLDRYAVLINKAFDVIDETAASVSIEELADRILNLMVNLQGETKALFSVLEAHAEWTRRLKFPEIVHNRLVKTLLLCAPDLPMGDAKNMAIVLMHNLKTMKAIVFGQGIATGPDAAAELSLMNRLYLLDKLGQKKK